From the Cucumis sativus cultivar 9930 chromosome 5, Cucumber_9930_V3, whole genome shotgun sequence genome, the window CTGATATACGTTTATGTTGAAATCTCATTGAATGTAGTATTGCACCACTCCATGTATCTATAAATTAGTTGCATTTAAACAGTGCccttttccttatttttcatctttttttgggggggtttggatttctttcttttttgactTGCAGATGGTTTTAGAGTTAAGAAAAATGGGGAAAGCACAAGGACTCAAAACTCTCTTCTAATAATCTGCTACCTCCAGTTAAAGTGGCTATGTCATCTAAATAGTGACTCTTGCGCTCGCCAAAGGCAGGAGCCTTGATAGCGGCTGCCTTCAGCACACCTCTAAGTTTATTCCTAATTACTGGAGCCAGAGCTTCCGGCTCAATGCCCTCTGCCAATATCACAATTGGGTATTTCTCTTTCACTGCATTGtccaatattttaaacatcTCCTTTGGAtctgaaatttttttgtcGACCAACAGTAACTGCAACCAAAAATCCCCATTTCTAAAGATTAcgtttttatataaaagaaaaacatattatttaaagtcCGGTTGCTACCTTGCACTCATGGAATTCTACTACCATCTTCCTTCTATCAGTCACGAAGTATGGGGATAAATATCCACGATCAAATTGCATCCCTTCAACAATTTGTAAACTATTATCCACACTCTTCCCTTTTTCAATTTGGACGACTCCCTTCCATCCAACTTGACGAAAGGCATCTGAAACCAAACTTCCCACAGCATAATCATTCCCTGCGCTAACTGCGGCCACGTGTGCTATCTCGTGGTCTTCAACCTACAAGTTTGAAATATGTAGCAGTTGAATAGATCAATGACAAACTGTAAGTAGACTACCGCTTGCGGCTAAAATTGATACTTTGTCTTTTCATTCACAGTGAAGCACGTCTCAAGGTTTTGAACCTTCCACACTGAAAGAAGCATAACCTTACTTACCTCTCTTGACATCAATTTCAGCTCAGAAACTAGTGCTTTTGCAGTCTTCTCAATCCCACGTGCAATTTGAACAGGATTCATGCCAGATGCAATAACCTACAAAGtgcattttattattagtgCTTAAAAACTGGCCAGACTATTAATTGTGGTgagaaaaatagttaaaataatttattgttctttCATAGTACAGAAAACCTCATCGCTGCATATGATAGAGACTGAAAGCTAGTTTCATCAAACAACCCAATATCTAAACACCAATAGTCCTAGGAAATCTCAAAGTTAATCCAAACCAAGAGTCAAAGATTAACTAGTTTGGCCATTAATCAGCCCAGTTATTAGGCTATTTGCCCAAGTCATTAGACTGAGTCCAATAACAGCATCACTATAGAAAATTTACATTGTGGGGGTGTGTATGTGTAACTtgaatattttagatatttaaatcataaatcgtgtaccaataaattaaatatagaaaaaataataatcaatatgaaatttaaaatttaattatttataatatacaaaatttgttttgttttttacatGGTACGTTCATTCGtctttttaataatgaatTACAAGTTATTGAAAACTTCGTTAAATGTTAAAATCGGGTACGGTATTCCATTGTCCAAATAGCAGTACTAGTTGTTTTAGACGACTGATATTCATGCATGGAATTCCATTGACTACCTTCATACCCTCAGCAATCAATCCTTGGGCAAGAACGACAGATGTAGTGGAACCATCACCAGCAAGGTCATTCGTCTTAGCACCAGCTTGTCTCACCAATTTCACCCCAACGTTCTCTAAAGGGTCTTCCAGCTCAATCTAGCTTTCCAACCAGATCATAATCAAATTCCAAAAGAATAATCTTAGTTTAGAGGATACACAAGAGAATTTACAGATGACCTTGAATAAGTACTTGTGTCATCATTCATAAGCCTAGACATGCTGAATTTTGCAAGGGGATTTTCAAACGaatttctttcccttttatcACTGATCCCAAAGTTATATTATACATAAACTTATCATCAAAAACAATTTCAGTTTACATTAAGTTGTCAAGGTACTATACACCTTTACTGAACTGTTTAAAAGAAATCCCCAAGCTGGCCAATGGCCCATACAGTCATAgatatcaagaaaaaaaatctcattgtGATTCTTCACCGCATAAGAGAAAGACATTAACCAAAAGATTCATAAAAAAGAGGggggaaaaaaatagaataccTCTTTCAGGACGGTTTCACCATCGTTGACGATCTTGGGCGGTCCATATTTATTCTGAAGCACCACATTCCTCCCCTTCGGTCCCAAGGTAATACCCACCAGCTCCGCTACCAAATTAACTCCGACCTGTTCACCAAAATCAACCTGTTCAATCATCGAACAAAAGCAAAACCCTTGGGGCAAAGAAACAACAAGTGCTTAGTCCGAGTACGTAACCtgaagttttttaaaagtagagcCATCGTGGTTGAAGTAAAGGTCCTTGGGCGGAGGTTTGGGGGTGGAGTTCAACGCAGGAGGCAATGAAGACGGCGGTTTGTTTGGAAATGGTAATGATTTTGGTTTCGTTCTTGATGTTGATATTGGATTGGTAAAAGATAGTGGAGAAATGGGAGTGGGAGAAGACGCCATAGTTCTGGTACTCGCAGTGAAGGATGAAGATAAGAGGAAGATATGCCGGCGAATGGGAGTAGCCATTAGCTATTAGCCAAGCGGGAAATATCTGTACGGCTTGTTTTGGCGCGATTATGGGTCCGTCAATTAACGGAAAACtgacttctttttcttttccctttatCTTGATGACTTAATTACAGTTTGTTTAGTTATTATAATGTTTGtactttcaattaattataaaatttagtgCTTAatgcttattattattattagatgaatgttgattttgataaaataaatatttaattatttattaacaatgTTTCCTATACGCTTTGAAAATACAATCACATCTGATTTGAAAATCAGTTGACTATTACGAGAGAGTGTTAGAAGGTGTAGAACTAGTGAACCTGTACCATATTTTAGAGAAGAGGCAATAACGAGCAATGAAACTCGCATATAAATCTATATGAGAagtaatgaattaaatttaaagtttatcaacaacaacaatacttgaactaaaattttgaaaataaatgagctaaaattgtataaaattgaatattttctttaatatgtACAGTGAGTggttaagaaataatattgGTGACTCAAGTAAGCATAACTCAACTAGTACTATGACATAATACCAACTTCAATATTCAATAAACTGTAAGACCCCCAATTATCCATACTTATAGGAGGAAGGGTAGAAAAGTAACTGCACAGGGAATTATTATGGAGAAATGATTGGAAGGACGTTCTGAGTGGTAGGGCCCACTGGGCTGAGGAATATGTGagtctataaataggattATTAGGTTGGAGTAGCTAGggtatttttatcttttaggaGGTAGGGCTACAGCAGCCACCAGGGTCTCTTAAAACCAAGAGGCTGGTATGATCTTTTCTGCATTTTTCcttgttgtttcttgttatttcttttcatcttgtgaATCTGGATCATTtggctttatatataaataaagtaaaccagAGTACCGCCTCTGTTTAAGCCATTTATACAGTCCTTTCGgtctaaattattgttagtatCCTAACATAAACCCTCCTATTATTAccagaaaaatatatatatgaaaccaaataaaaataaatatgataacGTGATATGCATATTTgtgatatttcaaaaaaatactaatatttgTGAGCTATGAGACTAATGAACAGAACTGTCTCCGACaagaaatgtaaatttaaatggtaaaattgtaaatataaccaTCATATTTAGAGATAGAGCACAGTCCAAAAGAATTTATTCAACTCCTAACATCAACTACGATCACATCCACGTTGTAAGAGTTTATTAATGAtaagattatattattaataaaaatttatcatttataggtttcactatatttataattttttaaaaatatctctgCACATTCGAATAATTCCATTCCCAATATATTACAGatagtaattattatttgttatttatattttaaatggaaacaaaCTTCTTGATTGAGTTAATGAAACGAGGATAAGaatcaaattacaaacaaaGATACAATAGTAGAAAGAGTTAGAGGATCAATTGAAGAACCGTGCGTCTCAACAAGTTCAGCATGCCCATAGCAGTCTAAGCAAGACCAAATACAAGGTCAAGCTATCATCGACAATGGACAAggaatacaaaagaaaatacaaagatTCAACAatacaaattcaaatacaGCATCAATAACGgtaatttggaaaaaataaaagcactCCAGTTTACACAAAAGCAATTTTTGAGAACATGTGTTTCATTTCGCGGCCATTGGGCTGTATATCATATAAGTATGTCAACAAATATGATCATCATGTCGGATCCTTAATCCTTATCCATTAAAATCAGATCTATTTTGCTCTAGGATATGATCCGATTTCAATCTTCTGGCAGAAAACTGGCTACTGTTTTACCCTCCACATAGCAGCAGTAATGAAGAAACCTTCGTTTAAGAAAGCTGTAGAGAGGGGATGAATAAGGAGATTGTGATAGGATTTCCCTATCCAAATCCATCAAGTTGTTCTCGGTATTTGGAGCCAAATTTGATTCTGAAAGATGCCAAATCAGacaaaagggaaagaaaatttgacaGCAAATGACAGTAAAGTAGAGAGGGTTTAATCGTACTACGGCGGCAACAGAACATTGTAgttgagaaataaaataaagggtgAGAGCAATGTGATGTGATCATGCAACAGCAATTGTCAAtgtaaaaaaggaaaatgaaaaaaaaaaaagttgtttacTGTTCAGCCACCACCTGAAACGTCACCTCTGATCAAGACAATTCCTTATGGTTGATTAACAGTGCCGCCTGaaatgtttcaattttaacaCCAAGGTTACGCAACAAATTCTAATACCACATCTAGCGATGGAGAAAGggagaggaaaaaagagagtCAAATCCTTTCTTTTGAGGTTTTTGCGTGATTGAACAGTATAATTAAGATATAAACTGTTAAGCTTGATTGTTTAAATCAGcttccaaaatttctttttttttaaaaaagcaagGTAATAGGGTGTTTTTGTATTAGTGGATaccattttcaaaagtttggcCTCTTATGGTATTCATTTCAATGATGAGCCACTAACAGCAGCGCCCTCCACCATGACTTGTCCTATTGTGCCCCTCTTATTTTGTGCAGAATTTTGGCTGTTTTTCCACCATAGACTTTGCTCACTGGACATAAATCTTACTTCCTCTGTTATATTGTTTCCTGTTTCTTATCCATTTCTCCCTCTGGTGGAACTTTAATGATGTAAGCTGGTGGggttttaaaaggaaaattatgaAGTTATGATTCAGGCATCCATGATCTAAAATGATTATATCATTTTCAGGTACTTTGGCTCATCCAGCTTCATTATGTATATGCGGCGGGCAGAGAGTACTTTGTTTCATGAATGCAATTTTAACAGATACTGAGTAGACTTCGGATTGAACCTatggttgaaaattgaaacaatcTTATTCTAGTACTGATCTCATACAAGCTCAAGGCAAAGACTAATGACTAATCAGAAAACTAGATAAAAAGAACTAGAAGTTCTTATCAGAGAGTTAAAAGATTTATCCTCAATGGAGTAGGTTATCTATGGAGTTGGCGATGGACTGGCATGATGAAGATTCAGCTCTGAGATGTGCAGTGTTGCAGGGAATATCTTCGAGGATACTCAAGCAAGGAGTGTAAGGGCTGCCAATTTGCAGGTCAGTGAGCATCTGACGAAGGTCGGAGGCTTCTTCCTTGAGCCTGGCATTCTCCAAAAGAACCTTTTCGTGGTTATCAGATACATGGTTCAACTTGTCTATCAGTTTATGGTTCTCAGTGCGAAGCCGAAGTACCTGAGACCAAAGCTCATCAAGGTGCTTCTGTTTTCTCATCCGCGATCTACGAGCTGATTCTCTATTAGAAATCATTCTCCTCTGCTTTCTTTCATCAATAATACTCTTCTGTTGTTCCTCTGCATCATCAGATGTTGAGTTGTAGCTAAAACTTGAGGATTGTTTAAGGAATTCATGGCTGGGATGGGGGACGTGAGACATCGGGAGGTTGCCTAAGAAGCCATTGAAATGATGGAGAGTTTGAAAGCTATTCTGCATCATGTCAATGTTTGAAGGAAATTGAAAAGAGTTTTCGGATGGAAAAAACTGGATGCCAGATATTTCACCAGGAAGCATATTTGGAATTCTTTTGATAGTGGTGGCTTCAGAGGGTTTGTCTAGCAGATTACTGATGGTAAGACAAGGAATACGAGCAGGAGGACTGATGGGTTTTTATAGGATGATAAAGTTGGAAAAGTGGGCCAATTTAGCAAAGTAAAGCTACAGTTGTTAGGAGGCTTACATGAGCATAAggtttaaacaaattattacaATGACCCTATTAGTGTGCAGCTCTAGTGCTTTTATATGGTGCTTGATATGCAACTAATGTGGATATAAACACGCGCAGGCACATATGGCATATACATATATGCTCATAAGTGACAGAAGAAATCATGTCATGGGTGAAACAATTCaaaagttaaacaaaagattaatGGTGATAAAAGTCAATCTCAGGCGAGAACTTTTCCTTTAGGATTCTCACCGCCAGACTACAGAAGCATAATGCATTAAACTCAAGCAGCCAATAACACCTGACCTTATGAACCAATGACGTAGTAAAAGTTAATACAAAAAGGCAAATTCTCAAGTAACAATTTTTAAGTTCTGATAACCAATTTAATTAGACTTCTGATGACTCATTAAGCACTGAAAATATTGGGTTGGAGGGACCCATTTAGGTTGTTTGCATCATTTACCTAAATCGCTGCTTCATCTATTTCTCTtaagcatttcatcaaagaCCTTGTCTGTGAAGTATATGCATAAAACCATACCAAAAATTTGGCTTTGCGTTGGCTACCATTCCATTCATATTGATTGGCTGTGGTTgcatttttccctttttgtttCATTCACTTGCATGCGTCATAACAAGAAATACTAAACCTTGTCCTAAACTTGGATGTGTTCTTTCAACGTTGAAAAAGCATAATTGTTGTACCGTATACCAAcccaataaaaaagaaaaacttggatTAAAAAAGTCGTGTcaatcttcttcctctccacCCATTTATCATACTTAAAGTAATAAAGTCGAGAAACTCCAAAAGGAACAGAAAAATTGCTCTTAATGTCATAAGCTCCAATGTTATCCAAATGATTATTTAAGCACACGACTCCACCAAGTGTCCGCAATAGCACACCTAAGTCAAGCTTTCCCATAGttctaacaataaattattcacataaatactttaatccaaaattttcccATTTGCATATCCAatccttcctcttcttttcgCCTCTTCTACTTGAAACCCACTTGcaaattagtttagtttacAACAAAGATTAGATCAAAAAGTTGATAGCAATTAACAAAGTCTCGTATGACCTACTTTACGaaaccaaactttttttttccctccatACAATTACTAAACTAATCGGAATTTCATGGAAAGATAAAACAGGACAGaatatataattgttgttAAAACAATTACATACCTTCTTTTTTGGTTGGATAAGAGCGTGGGAGAAAGGGTTTAAAGTTCAGTGTCACATCGAATCCAGATGTAAGTAGAAGAAGTGAATTGGAGGTCGCAGTTATGAAATGAAGATGTAGTTATTTAATCGGTGGCcctttttgtttcctttttaaacTGGAAAATCAGCTTCCAACTCCATTGTTGTAATCAATTGCTTCAAGGATTTGGACGAACAAGATGAAGACAAGCGTACTTCAACAACTTTAAAACATCAATTACATATCGTACTCCAATGCCTTCCGTTCCTCTCCAAAGTGGTCTGCTTAAACAATCTTTTCATGTTTGCCCTTTCttcctttaattaaattttttttttttgttgttacgTGTACGTTCTAGTTCTAGTTCTAGCTCTATactttgataaaaaaatttatcctaaatttaatttctatagtttgataaaatttatagaGTATTTGGCTCACCAAGTTGAAGTAAGTTGTATAATAATATACTAACTTTAAAGCAAAACTTCCCCGACTAACTCCATCAACCTATTCTCGACTTCCATAATTGCCATAACGTCAACTTCAACtatcaatttcaaactttgaCAATTCCATTGATGACAACTATGTGATCAATTTTGGACTCCAACAATCACTCCACGTGACATCTCAAACATTGTGTAACCAACTGTAGCAATCATAGGTGTGTTGGCATCCATCAACAATTTTCCTGCGACCAACTTCGATGACCAATTTTGGTCTCTAGTTTTGTGTGCATGCTCAAATCATACGTTCTATCACTGATTAAGTGCTTTGTAGGATGATTGattgtataaataaatcatatgtTCTAGTAACTCTCTCCACTCCAAACatgtattttataatttcGGTTCTTATACTGCAAACGTCAGTCGAGCTCAACTCATGTTTGGCTTCACTCTTTTGTCTTGATACTTTTTCGTTATTTAAAgtgaattttcattaaaaaaaattgttaatttatagtgtttttgttatatataataaaatatgtggATACATTCTCAAAATTCatactaaaattaataaacattttttttaaacaataataaactagtagtaagattaaatttaagatttatacataaattgaaaaaactttaaaatctcataatcaatatttcaaccaaacaatattttttatcgaaaaaaatatttgttaaatttggaCTAAAATTACACAATTTAAAGCAtaataactaaatataaaatccaaaaaagtggaataaccaaaacaatatcttaaattaaattaatatattttaaatttaatttgataactattttagtttttagttttttaaatcaatattataatCACTTCTTCCACTCCAAAAGATAATGCTTTCTTATCAACTTtttcattaacatttttaaaaatgaaccaaatttgaactaaaagaaataggttttaaaatttaactaaaaattcaacttttccgattaagaaatatttgaatcaaTAGTCacaagaatgaaagaaaacaaacttaatttcgaagtctaaaaacaaaaaccaaacagTTACACTCGTAATAttctatcaaataattaagaaaaatagtatATGATATactttatacatttaaattttagaatatttatagttaattatagcataaataatttaatctaCGAATTCACCTTCTATATGTTGCTAGTAATTAGAAtgtcattttataaaataacatattcatatatatattattatatcatatacttgcatttattttattttttcttttagagaaCTAAACACTATTATAAAACTTTGAGATTttcatctaaaattttaaaactaaacctTAAACAACCAAAATGAGAAAACTACTCAATGATCatctttgaaattattttgatgtATAACTTTTTTTGGACTGAATTTCAAAGATAtgtcaatttgaaaatagtcAAATTGTACCATAAAAACATGACTAGAGGTCTATGATCAATGTACCcacttcttttgttttcttgataAGACTTCCACcatttttacactttttagGTCTAAtactataattatattatatgtgaaaatctcatattttcaattcattagGTTATAATTTCGCACTATCGATGTCCCTAATCATGTTAGAATAATACACATAGTTATTCCTAACACGATAcgttaaagaaaatataacagTAGACTGTTAAGTTTACAAGGAACGAATCGTCAATCATAATCAAAGACCCTTCTAAAATGgctattcaaataaaaaaaaacctcaacAACTTGTATATCAACATAAAAcacttaattttgaatatgttacGTTAATTTCGAAATCGAttcaattttctcaattcACATAttgtataagaaaaaaaattataatttcaaaattggtgTAAATAGCTTGTCAATATACTATGCTAcggaaaaaaacaaactttttgtGTTTGTCCATATCGATTTTTCCACATTGAGTATTTTGACGTAATTCAACCACTAATTTTGTGgtctataaacaaaatttaaatacatatattagtCCATTTAGAAATAAAGGAGACGTCACTTCACCAATAGACACTTTCTTTTTGGTGCTGTATTTTTAGCAAAATGTTCTTTGATTACAATCATTttccaacaaatttttatCCGTTAATagcttttgttaatttttaaaaccgATGACGTTAGATAGTTAACATCGAAAAGTCGtacacaaaaattaatttgttcgACATTTTAACCTACAaatttattatgttaaatgTAAATTCGTCGACCTTATAAAATTACATGGACATGTAGGCTTAAATTGAGATATTTTGAAGAGTTGGTGCTGCATTGGTCGCGGATGGGCGTGGCGTGGCGTAAAGGGAACCTCAATAAGCGGCGTGGGCAGTGGCCAGTGGGCAGTACTCGCGGCCTTTCTCGTGTGTGTATCAATTCATGGTTTGTTAGAAGCAAAGCGTTTAATGCCAATAATTGAGGAAAATAAAGGACGATGAAAACAGGGATATAAATGGTGGGttttttagttgatttgaTTGAGTTTCTTTATAACGACATCCAGTCAAATCATTCTAAAAACTCCAACAACACTTTACAAAAACAgtactttcatttttctttttcaagtcaaatcttttttttttttaatcgtACACTTTCACAAGCTTAAATCCATTGAAagcaatcatttttttttttttg encodes:
- the LOC101209342 gene encoding ruBisCO large subunit-binding protein subunit beta, chloroplastic isoform X1 — translated: MATPIRRHIFLLSSSFTASTRTMASSPTPISPLSFTNPISTSRTKPKSLPFPNKPPSSLPPALNSTPKPPPKDLYFNHDGSTFKKLQVGVNLVAELVGITLGPKGRNVVLQNKYGPPKIVNDGETVLKEIELEDPLENVGVKLVRQAGAKTNDLAGDGSTTSVVLAQGLIAEGMKVIASGMNPVQIARGIEKTAKALVSELKLMSREVEDHEIAHVAAVSAGNDYAVGSLVSDAFRQVGWKGVVQIEKGKSVDNSLQIVEGMQFDRGYLSPYFVTDRRKMVVEFHECKLLLVDKKISDPKEMFKILDNAVKEKYPIVILAEGIEPEALAPVIRNKLRGVLKAAAIKAPAFGERKSHYLDDIATLTGATVVREDNGLTLEKTGKEVLGSACKVVISKDSTLIVTDGNTREAVQKRVLQIQKLMENTEEKFPKKILNERIARLSGRIAIIQVGAQTEVELKDRQLRIEDALNASKAAIEEGVVVGGGCCLLRLSTKVDAIKNVLENDEQMVGAEIFKRALSYPTKLIARNAGVNGSVVIDKILSNNDLDYGYNAATDRYEDLMKAGIMDPSKVVRCCLEHAASVSKTFLTSDAVVVDMKESQLIPRRTPMPISGGVGQLGL
- the LOC101209095 gene encoding basic leucine zipper 43, whose amino-acid sequence is MLPGEISGIQFFPSENSFQFPSNIDMMQNSFQTLHHFNGFLGNLPMSHVPHPSHEFLKQSSSFSYNSTSDDAEEQQKSIIDERKQRRMISNRESARRSRMRKQKHLDELWSQVLRLRTENHKLIDKLNHVSDNHEKVLLENARLKEEASDLRQMLTDLQIGSPYTPCLSILEDIPCNTAHLRAESSSCQSIANSIDNLLH
- the LOC101209342 gene encoding chaperonin 60 subunit beta 4, chloroplastic isoform X3; amino-acid sequence: MATPIRRHIFLLSSSFTASTRTMASSPTPISPLSFTNPISTSRTKPKSLPFPNKPPSSLPPALNSTPKPPPKDLYFNHDGSTFKKLQVGVNLVAELVGITLGPKGRNVVLQNKYGPPKIVNDGETVLKEIELEDPLENVGVKLVRQAGAKTNDLAGDGSTTSVVLAQGLIAEGMKVIASGMNPVQIARGIEKTAKALVSELKLMSREVEDHEIAHVAAVSAGNDYAVGSLVSDAFRQVGWKGVVQIEKGKSVDNSLQIVEGMQFDRGYLSPYFVTDRRKMVVEFHECKLLLVDKKISDPKEMFKILDNAVKEKYPIVILAEGIEPEALAPVIRNKLRGVLKAAAIKAPAFGERKSHYLDDIATLTGATVVREDNGLTLEKTGKEVLGSACKVVISKDSTLIVTDGNTREAVQKRVLQIQKLMENTEEKFPKKILNERIARLSGRIAIIQVGAQTEVELKDRQLRIEDALNASKAAIEEGVVVGGGCCLLRLSTKVDAIKNVLENDEQMVGAEIFKRALSYPTKLIARNAGVNGSVVIDKVAVHKGICF
- the LOC101209342 gene encoding chaperonin 60 subunit beta 4, chloroplastic isoform X2 codes for the protein MATPIRRHIFLLSSSFTASTRTMASSPTPISPLSFTNPISTSRTKPKSLPFPNKPPSSLPPALNSTPKPPPKDLYFNHDGSTFKKLQVGVNLVAELVGITLGPKGRNVVLQNKYGPPKIVNDGETVLKEVIASGMNPVQIARGIEKTAKALVSELKLMSREVEDHEIAHVAAVSAGNDYAVGSLVSDAFRQVGWKGVVQIEKGKSVDNSLQIVEGMQFDRGYLSPYFVTDRRKMVVEFHECKLLLVDKKISDPKEMFKILDNAVKEKYPIVILAEGIEPEALAPVIRNKLRGVLKAAAIKAPAFGERKSHYLDDIATLTGATVVREDNGLTLEKTGKEVLGSACKVVISKDSTLIVTDGNTREAVQKRVLQIQKLMENTEEKFPKKILNERIARLSGRIAIIQVGAQTEVELKDRQLRIEDALNASKAAIEEGVVVGGGCCLLRLSTKVDAIKNVLENDEQMVGAEIFKRALSYPTKLIARNAGVNGSVVIDKILSNNDLDYGYNAATDRYEDLMKAGIMDPSKVVRCCLEHAASVSKTFLTSDAVVVDMKESQLIPRRTPMPISGGVGQLGL